One window of the Oscillospiraceae bacterium genome contains the following:
- a CDS encoding S-layer homology domain-containing protein, which produces MKSKVLALVLACLMILSTPIFAATFSDVPTTHDRYQAIDMLSGMDIINGFPDGTFKPDEAVTRAQMAALITRMFNLGSSAVAAEPFSDVTVSYWAASDIVSAKNRGIINGFPDGTFQPEAEVTYEQAVKMIVCALNYGAAAEKSGGYPNGYIQQASKLGILKNAAHTQDKPAPRGIIAQLLYNSLDVDMLVPQINADGSVDYVKSGSGNNTVSQQFLKTETIKNVTVVRTPKVNLEPGQPAIESVNDNAMFVKKADNSYVKITVQNTSAFDYIGQQVDITYKTDAEDPEMKTLTNITRNAGVRVYENIKLSDVISLDASGIDYYTDKAKERENSLNFSGTPVVMYNERLHTNGIAAINADLVDPDGVDGVVSVYLSGTQTLVKAKSYKTYVVESTDTRNEVIKVKGNDGQSNFDISVPYKDTYLNETVMKKGNFDYSTGKAVANANTLSSYSGISKGNIIAVATNTEDTSNNYYEVLVSTSAVTGAITEYYTDDATGRPFIKVANGSTFLLSKELDRYALTSVVQPEVNAKFHIDPFGEVGYVSNIKTEDVNIGIPVSVTTGGTGFDRITQLEIYNVSTNQVDTLRFRDETSGDARIAALKDGSGELITDALFKYTLKNGQIDEFGIIDAGSDSYQYVSAKSTNAEVTDIKKISSTKITFDNGKEITYNSTSTKIILIGSHYDTDTVIPKTTTLTTNTAYTGKVYQLNLKKSGTSYNMQYVIVRPFEGLTKDSETYIVDSIGSIVPMDDVNVVTVKAYPFTGVNKAGNGSALREVVITQPVVNALNLKKGDVFTYYDIPGTTGIDIENLRCVFVLARADEIANGNYPTAGVMEASDNAYAATNAYNRDYNFFGIQNNTSNMVGPTTNSVYAYYMGIPLTYITNEAGTIRNLRIAKDDSGLPVLAGDTATIEALEADLDNGDNFYDYDLESLANIYVYDATASTADRLIQIKNKDEIKGFLEDLQTIENNADNETKHHDTMFVKVFNSNSNNTFYNLYIIKDVR; this is translated from the coding sequence ATGTTGTCCGGCATGGACATTATCAACGGTTTCCCGGATGGCACCTTTAAGCCTGATGAAGCCGTAACCAGAGCTCAGATGGCAGCTCTGATCACCAGAATGTTTAACTTAGGCAGCTCTGCAGTAGCTGCAGAACCTTTCTCCGACGTTACTGTTAGCTATTGGGCAGCGTCTGATATTGTTTCTGCGAAAAACAGAGGTATTATCAACGGTTTCCCTGATGGTACTTTCCAGCCTGAAGCGGAAGTTACTTACGAACAGGCAGTTAAAATGATTGTTTGTGCATTAAACTACGGTGCGGCTGCAGAAAAATCCGGCGGTTACCCCAACGGATACATTCAGCAGGCTTCCAAACTGGGTATCTTAAAAAATGCAGCTCACACTCAGGACAAGCCCGCTCCCAGAGGAATTATCGCTCAGCTGTTGTATAACTCTTTAGATGTTGATATGTTAGTTCCTCAGATCAATGCAGATGGTTCTGTGGATTATGTAAAATCTGGAAGCGGTAATAACACTGTCAGCCAGCAGTTCTTAAAAACCGAAACCATTAAAAATGTTACCGTGGTTCGTACTCCTAAAGTGAACTTGGAACCCGGTCAGCCTGCAATTGAAAGCGTAAACGACAATGCGATGTTTGTGAAAAAAGCAGACAACAGCTACGTTAAAATTACCGTTCAGAATACTTCTGCATTTGACTATATTGGTCAGCAGGTAGATATTACCTACAAAACCGACGCAGAAGATCCCGAAATGAAAACCTTAACCAACATTACTCGTAATGCCGGCGTTCGTGTATATGAAAACATCAAATTATCCGATGTGATTTCTTTAGATGCTTCCGGTATTGACTATTACACCGATAAAGCAAAAGAAAGAGAAAACAGCTTGAATTTCAGCGGAACTCCCGTTGTGATGTATAACGAAAGACTGCATACAAACGGTATCGCTGCAATCAATGCAGATTTAGTGGATCCTGACGGTGTGGACGGTGTTGTTTCTGTTTACTTAAGCGGCACTCAGACTCTGGTAAAAGCAAAATCTTACAAAACTTATGTGGTAGAAAGCACTGATACCAGAAATGAAGTAATTAAAGTAAAAGGCAATGACGGCCAGTCTAATTTTGATATTTCTGTTCCTTATAAAGATACCTACTTAAATGAAACCGTAATGAAAAAAGGTAACTTTGATTATTCTACCGGTAAAGCAGTTGCAAATGCAAATACCTTGTCTTCATATAGCGGTATCTCGAAGGGCAATATCATTGCGGTTGCAACCAACACTGAAGATACTTCCAACAACTACTATGAAGTGTTAGTATCCACCTCTGCTGTAACCGGCGCTATTACCGAATACTACACTGATGATGCAACCGGACGTCCCTTCATTAAAGTTGCAAACGGTAGCACTTTCTTACTGTCTAAAGAATTAGACAGATACGCTCTGACTTCTGTGGTTCAGCCTGAAGTAAATGCTAAATTCCATATTGACCCCTTCGGCGAAGTTGGTTATGTTTCCAACATCAAAACTGAAGATGTGAACATTGGTATTCCTGTTTCTGTTACCACCGGCGGTACCGGCTTTGACAGAATCACTCAGTTGGAAATTTACAATGTAAGCACCAATCAGGTAGACACCTTACGTTTCCGTGATGAAACCTCCGGAGATGCTCGTATCGCAGCTTTAAAAGACGGTTCCGGTGAACTGATTACTGATGCACTCTTTAAATACACCCTGAAAAATGGACAGATTGATGAATTTGGAATCATTGATGCAGGTAGCGACAGCTATCAGTATGTTTCTGCAAAATCTACCAATGCAGAAGTAACCGATATTAAGAAAATTTCTTCTACCAAAATCACTTTTGATAACGGTAAAGAAATTACTTATAACTCTACTTCTACCAAAATTATCTTAATCGGTTCTCACTATGATACCGATACTGTTATTCCGAAAACCACTACTTTAACTACCAATACTGCATACACCGGTAAAGTATATCAGTTAAACTTAAAGAAATCCGGTACCAGCTATAATATGCAGTATGTTATCGTTCGTCCTTTCGAAGGATTAACCAAGGATTCTGAAACCTATATCGTAGATTCTATTGGTTCTATCGTTCCCATGGATGATGTAAACGTTGTAACCGTAAAAGCTTATCCGTTCACCGGCGTTAATAAAGCTGGGAATGGTTCCGCTCTCCGTGAAGTGGTAATTACTCAGCCCGTTGTAAACGCTCTTAATTTGAAAAAAGGTGATGTGTTTACCTATTATGATATCCCCGGAACCACCGGTATCGATATTGAAAACTTAAGATGCGTATTCGTTTTAGCTCGTGCTGATGAAATCGCAAACGGAAATTATCCCACCGCAGGGGTTATGGAAGCTTCCGATAATGCATATGCTGCAACCAATGCATACAACAGAGATTACAACTTCTTTGGTATCCAGAACAATACCAGCAATATGGTAGGTCCCACCACTAATAGTGTATATGCTTATTATATGGGTATTCCGTTGACCTATATCACTAATGAAGCAGGTACCATCCGTAACTTAAGAATCGCAAAAGATGATTCCGGTTTACCTGTTTTAGCAGGTGATACCGCTACCATTGAAGCACTGGAAGCAGATCTTGATAACGGCGACAATTTCTATGATTATGATCTGGAATCCTTAGCAAACATCTATGTGTACGATGCAACTGCATCCACCGCAGACAGACTGATTCAGATTAAAAATAAAGATGAAATCAAAGGTTTCTTAGAAGATTTACAGACTATTGAAAACAATGCTGACAATGAAACCAAACATCATGATACTATGTTTGTAAAAGTGTTCAACAGCAATAGCAACAATACTTTCTATAATCTTTATATCATCAAAGACGTAAGATAA
- a CDS encoding stage V sporulation protein S, producing MLILKVSKNSNPGSVAGALSGIVRERGSAELQAIGAAAVNQAVKAVAIARGFLAPSGFDIVCVPAFSEIEVAGEERTAIKFMITDKNS from the coding sequence ATGCTTATCCTAAAGGTATCCAAAAATTCCAATCCCGGTTCTGTGGCCGGCGCATTGTCGGGCATTGTGAGAGAACGTGGCTCCGCTGAGCTTCAGGCAATCGGTGCTGCTGCTGTGAATCAAGCGGTAAAAGCAGTAGCTATTGCCAGAGGTTTCTTAGCGCCCAGCGGTTTTGACATTGTGTGCGTTCCTGCTTTTTCAGAAATCGAAGTGGCAGGCGAAGAGCGCACAGCCATTAAATTTATGATTACCGATAAAAACAGCTGA
- a CDS encoding GGGtGRT protein has product MPLFEGYERRIAGITKCLEENGIASIEEARKICEDKGIDVYNIVKGIQPICFENACWAYILGAALAIKRGVTNAADAAEVIGEGLQAFCIPGSVADDRKVGIGHGNLAAMLLREETKCFAFLAGHESFAAAEGAIGIAKSANKVRKEPLKVILNGLGKDAAEIISRINGFTYVKTQFDYYTGELKVVSEKAYSDGERAKVKCYGCDDVREGVAIMHKENVGVSITGNSTNPTRFQHPVAGTYKKECIQQGKKYFSVASGGGTGRTLHPDNMAAGPASYGLTDTMGRMHSDAQFAGSSSVPAHVEMMGLIGAGNNPMVGMSVAVAVAIEEASK; this is encoded by the coding sequence ATGCCATTATTTGAAGGTTACGAAAGAAGAATCGCCGGCATTACCAAATGCTTGGAAGAAAACGGAATCGCTTCCATCGAAGAAGCAAGAAAAATCTGTGAAGATAAAGGTATCGATGTTTATAACATCGTAAAAGGCATCCAGCCCATCTGTTTTGAAAACGCTTGCTGGGCATACATTTTAGGTGCCGCTTTAGCAATCAAACGTGGTGTTACCAACGCTGCTGACGCTGCAGAAGTAATCGGCGAAGGTTTACAGGCATTCTGTATCCCCGGCTCCGTTGCAGACGACAGAAAAGTAGGTATCGGTCACGGTAACTTAGCAGCAATGTTGTTAAGAGAAGAAACCAAGTGTTTCGCATTCTTAGCAGGTCACGAATCTTTCGCTGCTGCTGAAGGTGCAATCGGTATTGCAAAATCTGCAAACAAAGTTAGAAAAGAACCCTTAAAAGTTATCTTAAACGGTCTGGGTAAAGACGCTGCTGAAATTATCTCCAGAATCAACGGCTTCACCTATGTGAAAACCCAGTTTGACTACTACACCGGCGAACTGAAAGTAGTTTCTGAAAAAGCTTACTCCGACGGTGAAAGAGCAAAAGTTAAATGCTACGGTTGTGATGACGTTCGTGAAGGTGTTGCAATCATGCACAAAGAAAATGTTGGTGTTTCCATCACCGGTAACTCCACCAACCCCACCAGATTCCAGCATCCTGTTGCAGGTACCTACAAAAAAGAATGTATCCAGCAGGGTAAAAAATACTTCTCCGTTGCATCCGGCGGCGGTACCGGAAGAACTCTGCATCCCGATAACATGGCTGCAGGCCCCGCTTCTTACGGCTTAACTGACACTATGGGAAGAATGCACTCTGACGCTCAGTTCGCAGGTTCTTCCTCCGTTCCGGCTCACGTTGAAATGATGGGCTTGATCGGCGCAGGTAACAACCCCATGGTTGGTATGTCTGTTGCAGTTGCAGTAGCAATCGAAGAAGCTAGCAAATAA
- a CDS encoding copper amine oxidase N-terminal domain-containing protein, with protein sequence MNQNCMKGWNNHMKEQLKGFIKGVALTLSVVAGITSVSAAIKTQNAILNYNNIKISIDGKQIEPKDASGNLVEPFIIDGTTYLPVRAVASAMGKSVQWDGETNTVNLTEPSKVIADFHDYDRYDPDRYVTLSDLNYGQEVVFEAQGDITDFKIFYLENDAMDSFSVYDGFYYKEGVNKVLYEKDVLSSGEYIITKLANTSDLYPSFGMVYTNDSGETKAYTLFTDDLRGEGVHSFNSYEIRILK encoded by the coding sequence TTGAATCAAAACTGTATGAAAGGTTGGAATAATCATATGAAAGAACAACTGAAAGGTTTTATTAAGGGTGTTGCTTTGACACTGAGTGTTGTTGCAGGAATTACGAGTGTTTCTGCAGCTATCAAAACGCAGAATGCGATATTAAATTACAACAACATCAAAATAAGCATAGACGGGAAGCAAATTGAACCAAAGGATGCAAGCGGAAATCTTGTAGAGCCTTTTATCATTGATGGCACAACTTATCTGCCGGTAAGAGCGGTTGCCTCTGCTATGGGTAAGAGTGTACAATGGGATGGTGAGACAAATACCGTAAATCTTACAGAGCCAAGTAAAGTGATAGCGGACTTCCATGACTATGATAGGTATGATCCTGATCGCTATGTAACACTGAGCGATTTGAATTATGGACAAGAAGTAGTGTTTGAAGCACAGGGAGATATCACAGATTTCAAAATATTCTATCTGGAAAATGATGCTATGGATTCGTTTAGTGTTTATGATGGATTTTACTATAAAGAAGGGGTAAATAAAGTTTTATATGAGAAAGATGTATTAAGTTCAGGGGAGTACATCATAACGAAACTTGCCAATACTTCTGATCTTTATCCGTCTTTTGGAATGGTATATACAAATGATTCCGGCGAGACTAAGGCCTATACCTTATTTACTGATGACCTCAGAGGTGAAGGAGTACATTCGTTTAATAGCTATGAGATTAGAATATTAAAGTAA